A stretch of the bacterium genome encodes the following:
- the mdh gene encoding malate dehydrogenase, whose product MPREKISIIGAGHVGATTAYLCSLEELGEVSLVDIIEGLPQGKALDIEQSLAVLQRDATISGTTDFSRIAGSRVVVITAGLARKPGMSRDDLLRINGEIVRGVAEKIAAYAPEAIIINVTNPMDVMTYLVQNVSRIPPDRVLGMGGVLDSGRFAAAIAGKTGVSTSQIYALVIGMHGDLMIPLPRYSTVYGQPLTSLLSRQEIEELVSQTVNGGARIVKLLQSGSAYFAPAAAIVEMLRCILQGRNKVLPCAACLDGEYGQRDIYLGVPVRLGYQGLEKIVEIELDPSEKAAFEKSAESIRGMIQVLRGANILSR is encoded by the coding sequence ATGCCACGAGAAAAGATTTCTATCATCGGTGCAGGTCATGTAGGTGCCACGACGGCATATCTGTGCAGCCTGGAGGAACTTGGCGAGGTGAGCCTGGTCGATATCATTGAGGGCCTGCCTCAAGGGAAAGCCCTGGATATTGAGCAGTCCCTGGCGGTCCTGCAACGGGATGCCACCATCAGCGGAACAACTGATTTTTCCCGGATAGCTGGCTCCCGGGTTGTAGTCATTACGGCCGGTCTTGCCCGAAAACCCGGCATGAGCCGTGATGACCTGCTCAGAATCAATGGCGAAATCGTCCGGGGAGTCGCCGAGAAAATCGCCGCCTATGCTCCTGAGGCTATTATTATCAATGTCACCAATCCGATGGATGTCATGACCTATCTGGTGCAAAACGTGAGCCGGATCCCGCCGGACCGGGTTCTTGGCATGGGAGGCGTTCTGGACAGCGGCCGGTTTGCAGCCGCCATCGCCGGGAAAACCGGAGTATCGACAAGCCAGATCTATGCCCTGGTCATCGGCATGCATGGAGATTTGATGATCCCGCTGCCCCGCTATTCTACCGTTTACGGCCAGCCGCTCACCAGTCTGCTTTCTCGGCAGGAGATTGAAGAACTGGTCAGCCAGACGGTTAACGGCGGGGCCAGGATTGTCAAGCTTCTTCAGAGCGGCAGCGCCTACTTTGCGCCGGCAGCCGCGATCGTGGAGATGCTGAGGTGCATCCTGCAGGGAAGAAATAAAGTCCTCCCCTGCGCAGCCTGCCTCGATGGTGAATATGGGCAGAGGGACATTTACCTGGGGGTTCCGGTACGGCTGGGTTATCAGGGGCTTGAAAAGATCGTGGAGATAGAGCTCGACCCTTCTGAAAAGGCAGCCTTTGAGAAATCCGCCGAATCAATAAGAGGAATGATCCAGGTCCTGAGAGGTGCGAATATTCTTTCCCGATAG
- the ndk gene encoding nucleoside-diphosphate kinase, translating into MEKTLIMVKPDAVIKGSIGKVLTHFEDKGLKIIAARMVHLSREEAKKFYYVHRERPFYESLTDFMSSAPIMAVVLEGENAISRVREIMGATNPKDAKPGTIRSSLAENVERNAVHGSDSPESAAYEIPFFFNQLELCSY; encoded by the coding sequence ATGGAAAAGACACTGATTATGGTTAAACCTGATGCAGTAATTAAAGGCTCTATCGGCAAGGTCCTGACCCATTTTGAAGACAAGGGATTGAAAATTATCGCCGCCAGGATGGTGCACCTGAGCAGGGAAGAGGCAAAAAAGTTCTATTATGTCCATCGTGAACGTCCTTTTTATGAATCTCTGACCGATTTTATGTCCTCAGCTCCGATTATGGCCGTGGTTCTGGAAGGGGAGAATGCCATCAGCCGTGTTCGGGAAATCATGGGGGCAACCAATCCCAAGGATGCCAAACCCGGTACTATCCGCAGCAGCCTGGCGGAAAATGTGGAGCGAAATGCAGTCCACGGGTCAGACTCTCCGGAGTCGGCAGCATATGAAATTCCCTTCTTCTTCAACCAACTGGAGTTATGTTCTTATTGA